The Kaistia defluvii genome has a segment encoding these proteins:
- a CDS encoding ABC transporter substrate-binding protein, with protein MTFTWKVSAGLLSFALLSGTALAEPKTNLLHQWATGSDAAAVAKLGEMFTAAGGKWEQTSIAGHTANTLAKLRADVIAGNAPPAVQLKGPEIAEWNATGMTANLDELAAAEGWEKVVAPELISVMKPTGNWVAAPMNIHRINWLWSSPKVLKEAGVEAVPKTWAEFNAACEKVVAAGKICIAHSTADWTDSTVFEVVVYGQDIDLFRKALVEGDVDALRSEGMVKALTQLRLMTSKYMDPGMVGRDWDTMSAMVGRGDAAFHIMGDWTVGLLTAAGFKEGTDYTCSQAPTDWGKPGFILNADSVVFFKQKDPDYIAGQQLLAKTILSPEFQTAFNQAKGSIPARMDVDLSTGFNPCQQLSQKDLQASIEAGTLVRSMAHNMTIPQKYRGAIMDTVTEFVNTPAMTPEQAATAIADAVEAQM; from the coding sequence ATGACCTTCACTTGGAAGGTGAGCGCTGGGCTATTGTCCTTTGCTCTCCTGAGCGGCACGGCTCTTGCCGAGCCCAAGACGAACCTGCTGCATCAATGGGCGACCGGCTCGGACGCCGCCGCCGTCGCCAAGCTGGGCGAGATGTTCACCGCCGCCGGCGGCAAGTGGGAACAGACCTCGATCGCCGGCCACACCGCCAACACCCTCGCCAAGCTCCGCGCCGACGTGATCGCCGGCAATGCGCCGCCGGCCGTCCAGCTCAAGGGCCCGGAGATCGCCGAGTGGAACGCCACTGGCATGACCGCCAATCTCGACGAGCTCGCCGCCGCCGAAGGCTGGGAAAAGGTCGTTGCGCCCGAGCTGATCTCGGTGATGAAGCCGACCGGCAACTGGGTTGCCGCGCCGATGAACATCCACCGCATCAACTGGCTTTGGTCCTCGCCCAAGGTGCTGAAGGAAGCCGGCGTCGAGGCGGTGCCGAAGACCTGGGCCGAGTTCAACGCCGCCTGCGAGAAGGTCGTCGCCGCCGGCAAGATCTGCATCGCCCATTCGACGGCCGACTGGACGGATTCGACCGTGTTCGAAGTGGTCGTCTACGGCCAGGACATCGACCTGTTCCGCAAGGCGCTGGTCGAGGGCGACGTCGACGCGCTGCGCAGCGAGGGCATGGTCAAGGCCCTGACCCAGCTCCGCCTGATGACGTCGAAATACATGGATCCCGGCATGGTCGGCCGTGACTGGGACACCATGTCGGCGATGGTTGGCCGCGGCGACGCCGCCTTCCACATCATGGGCGACTGGACCGTCGGCCTGCTGACCGCGGCCGGCTTCAAGGAAGGCACCGACTATACCTGCAGCCAGGCGCCGACCGACTGGGGCAAGCCCGGCTTCATCCTGAACGCCGACAGCGTCGTGTTCTTCAAGCAGAAGGACCCCGACTACATCGCCGGCCAGCAGCTGCTCGCCAAGACGATCCTGTCGCCGGAGTTCCAGACCGCGTTCAACCAGGCCAAGGGCTCGATCCCGGCCCGCATGGACGTCGACCTGTCGACCGGCTTCAACCCCTGCCAGCAGCTTTCGCAGAAGGACCTGCAGGCTTCGATCGAGGCTGGCACGCTGGTGCGTTCGATGGCCCACAACATGACCATTCCGCAGAAATATCGCGGCGCGATCATGGATACGGTCACCGAGTTCGTGAACACGCCGGCCATGACGCCCGAACAGGCGGCGACCGCGATCGCGGATGCCGTCGAGGCCCAGATGTAA
- a CDS encoding ROK family transcriptional regulator, whose amino-acid sequence MPIDRTPPSPLRTGSAPPAERTAYQPAGQNLVHAADHNLRVTLEALRRTGPMSRLELARLTGLTVPGITNIVRRLVADGLVSEGSDEGSRANRFGLVAEGAVSLGIDVSDGMARLVVIDLAGQVVLRDERPVREGDTVRVVIELASAALERLAEGTAARVMGVGITALDGVDEIRAALAPLPVIVEPDTIAAALGERQFGQATAGDSFVYVLLGPSTRAGMIIGGSVFNGVDQRAGLVGAMRTGEDGRLLDEVASTTALAGIDTLDPADPAVARWIEAVTAHLMDSIIAISAFIAPRVIFIGGRLPADLLAALVSRLARQRQERMIEPTQPYWLPELAPGSLSRDAVLMGIAAMPFLEFLLPDPRRPFRP is encoded by the coding sequence ATGCCGATCGATCGTACCCCTCCTTCGCCGCTCCGCACCGGATCGGCGCCGCCGGCAGAACGGACGGCCTACCAGCCGGCCGGGCAGAACCTCGTCCATGCCGCCGATCACAATCTGCGCGTGACGCTGGAGGCGCTGCGCCGGACCGGCCCGATGAGCCGGCTGGAACTCGCCCGGCTGACCGGATTGACCGTGCCCGGCATCACCAACATCGTGCGCCGCCTCGTCGCCGACGGGCTGGTCAGCGAGGGCTCGGACGAGGGGTCGCGCGCCAACCGTTTCGGCCTCGTCGCCGAGGGCGCCGTGTCGCTCGGCATCGACGTCTCGGACGGCATGGCGCGGCTGGTGGTAATCGACCTCGCCGGCCAGGTCGTGCTGCGCGACGAGCGGCCGGTGCGGGAAGGCGACACCGTCCGCGTCGTCATCGAGCTCGCTTCCGCGGCGCTGGAACGGCTGGCCGAGGGCACGGCGGCGCGGGTGATGGGCGTCGGCATCACGGCGCTGGATGGCGTCGACGAGATCCGCGCCGCGCTGGCGCCGCTGCCGGTCATCGTCGAACCCGACACCATCGCGGCAGCGCTGGGCGAGCGGCAGTTCGGGCAGGCCACGGCCGGCGACAGCTTCGTCTATGTCCTGCTCGGACCCTCGACCCGGGCCGGCATGATCATCGGCGGCTCGGTGTTCAACGGTGTCGACCAGCGGGCAGGGCTCGTCGGCGCGATGCGCACCGGCGAGGACGGCCGGTTGCTCGACGAGGTCGCCTCGACTACGGCGCTCGCCGGCATCGACACGCTCGATCCGGCCGACCCCGCTGTCGCGCGCTGGATCGAGGCGGTCACCGCGCATCTGATGGATTCGATCATCGCGATCTCCGCCTTCATCGCGCCGCGCGTCATCTTCATCGGCGGCCGCCTGCCGGCCGATCTTCTGGCGGCGCTGGTGTCGCGCCTCGCCCGGCAGCGCCAGGAGCGCATGATCGAGCCGACCCAGCCCTACTGGCTGCCGGAACTGGCACCGGGCTCGCTGTCCCGCGACGCCGTGTTGATGGGAATCGCCGCCATGCCGTTCTTGGAATTCCTGCTGCCCGATCCCCGCCGCCCGTTCAGGCCTTAG
- a CDS encoding ROK family transcriptional regulator → MKSKTAPGDLAGSNSGLAASHNQAVILRTIRWHAPISRTELAARSGLSKQAVARITEKLIDDGLVVEARRRYGMRGQPAIELEINPEGCFAVGVGFGRDHLTIVAVDALGTVRDRIHREVRYMLPDEFFAEMKEALKTFRRRHAIDESRLAGIGVAFPDWLGEIPFIGMPEAYKSWRSVDVRERFARITDQPILIDNDATAAAIGELTYGLGVEIRSFFYIFFGSGLGGGLVLDGACYHGTTGISGEIGWLPVTLPDAPAGERVQPLGQVVSLFILYDYLASHGIAVERPQDLLTLDAHGKRLLTQWLRMAAGHIAEAAIDIGLLINPDAVLIGGRIPVTIIDELLGYVREALSRDLRPTPRIHRAVGSEDAAALGAATLPLSHALRLESADPAQLTRSPLRSDDTRSGSRLARGQGPSA, encoded by the coding sequence ATGAAATCCAAGACGGCTCCAGGCGACCTCGCCGGCTCGAACTCCGGGCTGGCGGCGAGCCATAACCAGGCGGTGATCCTGCGCACCATCCGTTGGCATGCGCCGATTTCCCGCACCGAACTGGCCGCCCGGTCCGGCCTCAGCAAGCAGGCCGTCGCCCGCATCACCGAAAAGCTGATCGATGACGGCCTCGTCGTCGAGGCGCGCCGGCGCTACGGCATGCGCGGCCAGCCGGCGATCGAGTTGGAGATCAATCCGGAAGGCTGTTTCGCGGTCGGCGTCGGCTTCGGCCGCGACCATCTGACCATCGTCGCCGTCGATGCCCTGGGCACGGTGCGCGACCGCATCCACCGCGAAGTCCGCTACATGCTGCCGGACGAATTCTTTGCCGAGATGAAGGAAGCGCTGAAGACGTTCCGCCGCCGCCACGCCATCGACGAGTCGCGCCTCGCCGGCATCGGCGTCGCCTTTCCCGACTGGCTCGGCGAAATCCCGTTCATCGGCATGCCCGAGGCCTACAAGAGCTGGCGCAGCGTCGACGTGCGCGAGCGCTTCGCCCGCATCACCGACCAGCCGATCCTGATCGACAATGACGCGACGGCGGCCGCGATCGGCGAGCTGACCTATGGCCTCGGCGTCGAGATCCGCAGCTTCTTCTATATCTTCTTCGGCTCCGGCCTCGGCGGCGGGCTGGTTTTGGACGGCGCCTGCTATCACGGCACCACGGGCATTAGCGGCGAGATCGGCTGGCTGCCAGTGACGCTGCCGGATGCGCCGGCCGGCGAGCGCGTGCAGCCGCTCGGCCAGGTCGTGTCGCTGTTCATCCTCTACGATTATCTCGCCAGCCACGGCATCGCCGTCGAGCGGCCGCAGGACCTTCTGACGCTCGACGCGCATGGCAAGCGGCTCTTGACCCAATGGCTGCGCATGGCGGCCGGCCATATCGCCGAGGCGGCGATCGACATCGGCCTGCTGATCAATCCCGACGCGGTGCTGATCGGCGGCCGCATTCCGGTGACGATCATCGACGAGCTGCTCGGCTATGTGCGCGAGGCGCTGTCGCGCGACCTCCGCCCGACGCCGCGCATCCACCGCGCCGTCGGCTCGGAAGACGCGGCAGCGTTGGGCGCCGCCACCCTGCCGCTGTCGCATGCGCTGCGGCTTGAATCCGCCGACCCCGCGCAGTTGACCCGCTCGCCGCTGCGCAGCGACGACACGCGGTCGGGCAGCCGGCTCGCGCGCGGGCAAGGGCCATCGGCGTAA
- a CDS encoding ROK family transcriptional regulator, producing the protein MFEARLKSFFEDAGDGTPSARVVRLLRERGTLSATEIVRLTGLAKSTVSMTLAELRRSDIVIEKASSETGRGASVGRPATALMLNPKVGTCVGVLFGLEAIQLIVADVSHRVISDRKVQIEPDYSPAEAAALTRRLIDEAYEEHGLAPEGRLGVGVAVAGPINPIDGRVLRASGVPTWAGTDIRATFGPVLKSPIFADNESNCAAIAEMMWGAAIGVEDFVFFKIDLGVGGAIVNRGHVVRGIAGSAGEFGHMMIDPGGPLCRCGNRGCLELYASARTALADTERRLGRPFDMDGLVALARGGDEPSRRQIAEMGEAAGKGLAIIGTAINPALVVLGGRMPLAGDMLLGPLSESFERHTLVKRAEIAPEARTRFVPGVFTDNDACLGAVGLVLRHHGRPG; encoded by the coding sequence ATGTTTGAAGCAAGACTAAAATCGTTCTTCGAGGATGCCGGCGACGGCACGCCTTCGGCGCGCGTCGTCCGCCTGCTGCGCGAGCGCGGCACGCTGAGCGCGACCGAAATCGTCAGGCTCACCGGCCTCGCCAAATCGACCGTCTCGATGACGCTCGCGGAGCTGCGCCGTTCGGACATCGTCATCGAGAAGGCTAGCAGCGAAACCGGTCGCGGCGCCAGCGTCGGCCGTCCCGCGACGGCGCTGATGCTCAATCCCAAGGTCGGCACCTGCGTCGGCGTGCTCTTCGGGCTGGAGGCGATCCAGCTGATCGTCGCCGATGTCTCGCATCGGGTGATCTCCGATCGCAAGGTCCAGATCGAGCCGGATTATTCGCCGGCCGAGGCGGCGGCGCTGACCCGTCGCCTGATCGACGAAGCCTATGAGGAGCATGGGCTCGCGCCGGAAGGGCGGCTCGGCGTCGGCGTGGCGGTCGCCGGCCCGATCAATCCCATCGACGGCCGCGTGCTGCGCGCCAGCGGCGTGCCGACCTGGGCCGGCACCGATATCCGCGCAACCTTCGGCCCGGTCCTGAAAAGCCCGATCTTCGCCGACAATGAGAGCAACTGCGCCGCGATCGCGGAGATGATGTGGGGCGCGGCGATCGGGGTGGAGGATTTCGTCTTCTTCAAGATCGACCTCGGCGTCGGCGGCGCGATCGTCAATCGTGGCCATGTCGTCCGGGGCATCGCCGGGTCTGCCGGCGAATTCGGCCATATGATGATCGATCCCGGCGGACCCCTGTGTCGCTGTGGCAATCGCGGCTGCCTGGAGCTCTATGCCAGCGCCCGCACGGCGCTCGCCGACACGGAAAGGCGGCTGGGGCGGCCTTTCGACATGGATGGGCTGGTCGCGCTGGCCCGCGGCGGCGACGAGCCGAGCCGGCGCCAGATCGCCGAGATGGGCGAGGCGGCCGGCAAGGGCCTCGCCATCATCGGCACGGCGATCAATCCGGCGCTGGTCGTGCTCGGCGGCCGGATGCCGCTGGCGGGCGACATGCTGCTCGGGCCGCTCTCGGAGAGCTTCGAGCGGCACACGCTGGTCAAGCGGGCCGAGATCGCGCCCGAAGCGAGGACCCGCTTCGTGCCGGGCGTGTTCACGGACAATGACGCGTGCCTCGGCGCGGTCGGCCTCGTGCTGCGCCATCATGGCCGGCCGGGCTGA